The DNA region GCTTCTGGGAAGTTGCGGTGGGGACGGCCGAGGTATCTTCTGCGGCAGCCGTGGTGGGATGCGCAGCTGCCATGATGGCAGAAACGGCCAGTGGAACGGTCACGAGACCGGCAATGAATGGGGTGCGTGCATTCATGGCACAAACCTACGCCATCTCGGCGTGACATCTCACATGGATGGTCGTTCCGTGCTGGTCGCCAGACGCCCCTCGCTGCGGAGTGCTCACGCCTTGGTCACGCAGTACCCTGCCTCGACATTGCTGTGGGCACACGCCACCGAATTCTTGGATTCAGCTCAGGAATAATGCACAACGACGTAGCGTTGTGTTCAGTGCTGGTACACACCGGCCTTGTGGAGCCATCCACAATGAGTGGATCCAGATGCTCGGGAACCTCGAGCGTCATTCCCACAACAGTTCACGAAAGGACTTGACATGGCACTTGACGACAAGATTCAGAGCAAGGGTGACGAGCTCAAGGGAACAGCCAAGGAAAAGATCGGGGAGGCCACCGACAGCCAGGACCTCAAGAACGAGGGCTCGAGCGACAAGGCCAAGGGCAAGCTCGGTCAGGTTGTCGAGGGGCTCAAGGATGACGTCAAGGAAGCCACCTCGAACCTCAACGACAAGATTTCCGAGGTTGCCGACAAGAACAAGTGAGCCGTCTCACTGAAACAGGCGTGTCGGCCCGATCTGGATCCGTCCAGATCGGGCCTTTTCCGTCTACCGATGGCATCGCCCATCCACTCCTCGCCCTGATCCATCTGCGGTGAGTATCAGTGCATGACTGACACATGCTTGGTGTCATTGAAGTCTTGGAACCACGTCCAGGAATCAGAACTGCGTGACGTCTGCATGCGTCACCATGAATTGCATGGGTGGGCGGCCACTCGGAAATCAGTCACATGCCGCACGCACCCCGCTGCCATGGTGGTACCACCGACCAGGTGCCATCTGATCCCCGCTGCGCCATCCCCAGCTCAGCCAGCTCCGCCAACAACGCCAGACACTCACTCACCGCCACTCCGGCATCGAGTGCGATCTCATCAACCCAGGATCCCCCGGAGGCCGGGAGCGCCTCGTGAACTGCCAACAGATCCGAGCGCAAGGTGTCAATCTGCCGCTGCGGCGAGCGCACTGGTGGCAGCTCAGGCTGCAGTGGGCCAATCTGGGCGCTGACGTCGTCGGCATCACGTACCAGAACAGCCTGGTTGTCTCGAATGAGCCGATGGGTACCTGCGGACATGGATGACGTCACTGGCCCCGGAATGGCCATCACAGGTCGCATGAGCGCATTGGCCCACATCGTCGTGTTCAGTGCCCCTGATCGAATCCCGGCTTCGACAATGACCACTCCGGACGACATTGCTGCGATGAGACGGTTGCGCGCCAGGAATCCAGGTTTGGTGGGATGGGCACCCGGCGGCACTTCTGAGACCAACACCCCATCGCAGGCGACCTGCTCCAGAACTGCAGTGTTTCCTCGCGGGTAGAGCTGGTCAAGACCACCTGCCTGAACGCTCACAGTGCAACCCCGCGCCGCCAGTGCCCCGCGATGCGCCGCCACGTCGACACCGAAGGCTCCCCCAGAGATGATCGTCCACGACGTGTGATCGGGAATGTCACTGCGCCGGGCGAGGTCAAAGGCCAGTTCCGAGGCAACGTCCTGCCCATAGCTCGTCGCAGCCCGGGATCCGACAATGGCCACACAAGTCGCGACACGGTTGGCGAGGTCGGCATGTCCGCGGGTCCACAGCCCCACTGGTGGCCCGCCCAGGTGCTCGTCGACAAAGTCGAGATCGCCCAGGCTCACCGGCCACTGCTCATCGGTGGGGATGAGGAATTCAAAACCCAGTTCCTCGGTGGTGTCCATGAGCCTGTCCACGCTCAACTTGTGAGCTCGTCTGGTACGAGCATCCTCCTCACTGCTGTGTGAGATGACGTCCCAGAGCTCGACTGCGCTCCTGTCGTGCAGTGCACGCCGCAACCAGGGATCTCCTGGAGGACACACGGCACACAGGCCGGCTCGGGCACGTCGTTCGTCGTCCCACGTCATGATCAATCCCCCTGCCGCAGTGCCATGGCCTGTCGAATGTGCGTGGCCGTCACGTCATCGCACCCAGCCAGGTCGGCCTCGGTCCATGCAATACGCAGTACCTTGTCGACTCCGCGTGCGGTGAGTTGTCTGCGTGCCAGGGCATCCTCGATGACCTGAACGGCCGCCGGTGAGGGAAGTCTTTTCCGAAGCTGTGAGCCGGGAACTTCTGCGTTGACGCGCCACGGAGTACCTGCCCAGCGCCGGGCAGCACGGTGGCGGGCCTCCTGGACGCGTTCTCCCACAGTCCTGCTCGACTCGCCCTGCGGCAGACTCGTGGCACCGACGAGATGCATCTTGGTGAGTGGACGCATATGTTGGTGGATGTCGACCCGGTCCAGGATCGGCCCGGAAATGCGGCTGGCGTATCGGAGCACCATCTGCGGTGTGCATCGACACCCGCCATCTCGGTCATCTGCCAGGCCACATGGGCAGGGATTGAGTGCCATGACGAGCTGAAACCGTGCCGGATAGGTGGTCTGGGCCTGGGAGCGACAGATCGTCACGTACCCGTTCTCCAGCGGACCGCGCAGCGCGTCAAGCACTCGCGGTGGAAACTCCGGTGCCTCGTCAAGGAAGAGCACCCCACGATGGGCCAACGACACTGCTCCGGGACGTGCCACACGAGCTCCTCCCCCGACCATCGCTGCCATCGACACGCTGTGGTGTGGCTCGGACAACGGGGGTGTCGTCATGAGCTCTTGGACCGTCCCATTGCCCATGAGGGAGTGCACCGCGGTGACCTCCAGTGCCTCCTTCTCATCCAGTGGGGGAAGGATCGTCGGTAGTCGCGCCGCCAACATGGACTTGCCACACCCCGGCGCCCCACGCAGCACGATGTGATGTCGACCTGCTGCTGCCACCTCCATGGCATGACGTGCCTCCAGCTGTCCGATGACCTCGGAGAAATCCCCTCGCCCAGCACTCGAGGGGCCTGCGGTGGAGGGCTGCGTGAGCGGCTCGTCAGCGTCCTCCTCACGTGGCGCACGCCCGTGCAACACATCGATGAGCTCACTGAGGTGCCCCACCGATGTCACGGCCATCCCCTCGACGAGCCTGGCCTCGGCCGCCTGTCCACGCGGGACGACGGCGCGGTGAAAGCCCGCCTCCCGAGCTGCCAGCAACGCTGGCAGTACACCCCGCACTGGCCGGACCCGTCCATCCAGTCCCAGCTCACCCAGCAGCACCGTCGAGGAGAGCATGGCCGTGGGGATGACTTCGTCTGCGGCCAGGGCTGCTGCCGCGATGGCAAGGTCGAAGTGGGTACCTGCCTTGGGCAGACAGGCTGGGGTGAGATTGATGGTCAGGGCCTGCGCGGGCCACGACAGGCCAGCTGAGGCCACGGCAGCTCGACACCGATCACGAGCCTCGTACAGCGAGGTGTCGGGCAGTCCCACCAGAATGGTGCGGGGAAGACCACTTGCGGTGGCGGCCTCCACCTCCACCATCGTGCCCGCCACACCGATGAGGGCAACTGACCGTGCACTTGCCAAGGTCATTGGCCCACCCCTCGCACATGAGTGATCTGCGGCTCGGCCGAGTCACGCCTCAGCACGCCGATGACGTCGACTCGAATGTGGTGGTGCTCCGGATGCTGACGTCGCCAGACCAGGGCCAGCTGAGTGAGCTTGTGAAGTTTCGCCGGGGTGATGGATTCCAGGGGCGTGCCGAAATCGGTGCCGGTACGGGTACGCACCTCCACGAGCACCGCCCAGCCCTCGTCATCGAGAGCGATGATGTCTGCCTCACCGATGTCCGTCACCCAGTTTCGGGCGACCATTCGCCATCCCAAGGACGTCACGTAGCGCGCAGCGACATCCTCACCCCACGCGGCGATGTGATGTCGATGTCCCTTCCTGGCTCGTAGCGCGGCGCCGCGAATCGTCGTAGGCACGTCCTGATCGACTGGTCTGACTGGCATGTGGACCACCTCCACGCCCATCTGATGCGGGGCAGACCGTCAACCGGCAGTTGTCCACAACCTCATTTTCGCAAGACCCGTGCCTCGCTGAGTTGTCCACAGGAATTGGCATTCCTCGTAATCTCGCGGTCACACGGCAGTTGGAGAGCTCAGGCCTCCGGAACCTCCAACTCGGAATGTGCGATCTCCTCGATGGACACGTCGCGGAAGGTGAGCACCTTCGCCGTCTTGACGAATCGCGCCGGTCGATACATGTCCCACACCCAGGCGTCGGCCATGGACACCTCGTAGTAGACGTCACTGCCTTCGGTGCGTACCTTCAGATCGACGGCATTGCACAGGTAGAAACGTCGTTCGGTCTCCACGGCATAGGTGAAGATACCGACGACGTCCTTGTACTCGCGATAGAGCGACAACTCCGCCCGGTTCTCGTACTCTTCAAGATCCTCGGTGCTCATGATGTAAGAACTCTAGCCGCTCGACGCACATTGGCGTAGGTCAATCGATGCTCTGGGCATGGCCCGAGGGCTTCCAGTCTCTGCTGGTGCAGCTTCGTCGCATACCCCTTGTGCACGGCGAAGTCATACCCGGGAAGACGCACATCCAGATCGATCATCATGCGATCGCGCACCACCTTGGCGACGATCGAGGCCGCGCAGACGCAGGCACACACGGCGTCTGCCTTCCACATGCCGACATTGCCGCAGTCCAACCCGTCGACGGCAAAACCGTCACTGATGACGTAGCCAGGCCGAACTGCAAGACGATAGCTGGCTCGTCTCAGCCCCTGGATGTCGGCCTCCTGCATCCCCAGTCGATCGCACTCGGCTGCGGTGACCACTGCCCAGGACACGGCTCTCGCCTGGTCGGTGATCTCATCGAAGAGCCGATCACGGACCTTTGCGGTGAGTTTCTTGGAATCCGCGAGTCCGGGAATGCGACGCTGTGCAGAGTCGTCAAGGATCACGGCAGCTGCCACCAGAGGACCAGCACAGGCACCACGACCGGCCTCGTCGCAGCCAGCCACTGGCCCCAGACCGGCGCGAGTGAGCAGACGCTCGTGCCCTCGTATCCCAGTACCGACTCGCCAGCTGCGAGCAGCCGGTTCCAGAGTCACCCCAGGAGCACGGTTCGAGGAGTCACTCATCGGTCAGGGCTCAGGAGCACCCGGCATCATGCAGGGTGATGTCGGCCTTTTCGGGAGCCGAGGCCGACCGGTCCGCGATCCCGTCGAAGGTTTCCGGAGTGGAGAAGTGCGTCATGCGCGACAGGGGGGAGACGGTGAATTTTGCCGGCCCCACCACGTCATCGATGGGAATGAATGCGCTGGCCCCACGGTAGGCGCCGGGAGCCGGATCACTGAGATGACATCGTGAGTCTCCCGAGGCGTCGCGATGGTCCCCCATGACGAAGATACGGTCCCGGGGTACCCGTACCTCGAATCTCATCTGCGAGGGTTCCACTGGCACGCCATTGGTGCGATACAGGTAGGAGTTCTCGTCCAGCGGCTTGCCATTGACGCTCATTCGCCCCTTGGGACCGCAACAGGACACGGTGTCACCAGGCATCCCGATGACCCTCTTGATGAGGTAGTTCGAGCTCGTGTTGGGCAGCACGCCGACGAATTCGCCAAACTGTCCAGCAGCGGAACGCTTGGGAGGGTTGGCTCCCAACCAGTGACCAGAATCCTTGAAGACGACGATGTCGCCCCGCTTGAAGTCAGCTGGTTTGATGGCGGCGACACGATCACCGGGCTCGATGGTCTGCTCCATGGAGCCCGAGGGAATGACGAAGAGCTGACCCACGAAGGCTCGGATGACCGCAGAGATGACCAGTGCCAGAAGGAGGATGAGAACTATTTCCCGAATCCCCTTGAGGAGTCGAGTACCGACGCCGCCGGTTGAGGTACTGGTCTCGCCATGTGTTTTTCTGCTCACTGATCCATCCTGCTCGACATCGTCCATGATCCACTGCGGACCGGGGACGGGAAACAGCTTAGCCCGTCACGAGAAAGACTGATTCCTCAAAACTTGCCGAAGCGTCGACGGCACCGGATCACGGTCCATGACAAAAGCGACAGGTCACCGTGATCGATGATCTGCCGCTTTCTCCACATCGTGGAAACGTCTGAGGGCTCAGCCTCAACGGTTGGAGCCGCGCTCCTTGATCTTGGCGGCCTTGCCGTGCAGGCCACGCAGGTAGTAGAGCTTGGCGCGACGCACGGCACCGTGACGGTCCACCTCGATCTTGTCGATGATGGGCGAGTGCAGCGGGAAGGTGCGCTCGACGCCGGTACCGAAGCTGGACTTGCGGACGGTGAAGGTCTCCTGGACCCCGCCGCCGTCACGGGCAATGACGGTTCCTGCGAACACCTGAATACGCGACCGGTTGCCCTCGACGACCTTGACGTGCACCTTGACCGAGTCTCCGGCACGGAACTCGGGGATGTCGTCACGCATGGCGCTGCGCGCAATCTCGTCCAGAACGTTGCTCATGATTTTTCCTCGCCGGTGCCACAGGTCACCTGGTGGTCTGAAGACAGTGACATTCTCCGAACCCGAACGATCCCCCTGTGGCAGGAGCCGGGACGGACAACAGCGATATATTATGTCAGCTTTTCATGGTGAAGTCCACTTTTGACGTCGGTTTTTCGCAGCATCACCGAGCCACCCGGTCATGGCCATGATCCTGGGCAGTCGATCTCACGGGTTCCCGGTTCCGGCACGGGTGCGGACGTGTCACTCGTCAGTGAGGAGGTCCGGACGTCGACGTCGGGTGAGTTCTCGCGACTGTTCCCGGCGCCACTGCGCGATATGGCCGTGGTGACCACTCATGAGCACCTCGGGGACGTCCCAGCCACGCCAGGAGGCTGGACGGGTGTACACCGGGTACTCCAGCAGACCTTCCTGGTCCTGCGAGTAGGACTCCTCACTCAGTGACTCCGGATTGCCGAGGACGCCGGGAACCAGACGAACGATTGCCTCGGTCATGGCAAGCGCAGCCACCTCTCCCCCGTTGAGGACGTAGTCGCCCAGGCTGAGCTCATGAACGCTCCAGTGCTCGCTGGCATAGTCGATGACGCGATGGTCGATGCCCTCGTAGCGTCCACAGCAGAAGACGATGCGATCGGCATGGGACAGCTGCGCGGCGTCATCCTGCCGAAACGGCGTGCCCGAGGGGGTGGGTATGACGACGTGCACGCTGGGGTCTGGGTCGGCTCCGAGCAGGTCGTCGAATGCCTCCCCCCACGGATCGGGTTTCATGACCATGCCCGCCCCACCGCCACAGGGAGTGTCGTCCACCGTGCGGTGCCGGTCATGGGTCCAGGTGCGCAGATCATGGGCATGGATGTCGACAATCCCATTGTCGACGGCCTTGCCGAGCAGGGAGATGCCCAGCACGTCGAAGAACTCCGGGAAGATCGTCAGGTAGTCCAGTCTCATCGCGCCTCCTCAGCCTGATCGTCCAGCAGACCACCGGGTTCGGCAATCGTGAGTGTGCCCTGGTCGAGATCCACCTCGGGGACGAGGTCGCCGACGAATGGCACGAGGTGTTCCCCACCATTTGCCTCGATGACGAGGAGATCCTGGGCCGGTAGGTGGAGCACGTCGGTGACCTGCCCCAGCCGGCCGCCGGCCGGGTCGAGGGCACACAGCCCCCGGAGCTGACGGTCGTAGTACTCGTCCGGGTCGTCGGGCGACTCGTCGGGATCGACGTCGACGAACAGCTCGGCACCACGCAACCGTTCTGCCGCCGTGCGGT from Cutibacterium granulosum includes:
- a CDS encoding CsbD family protein yields the protein MALDDKIQSKGDELKGTAKEKIGEATDSQDLKNEGSSDKAKGKLGQVVEGLKDDVKEATSNLNDKISEVADKNK
- a CDS encoding DNA-processing protein DprA; this translates as MTWDDERRARAGLCAVCPPGDPWLRRALHDRSAVELWDVISHSSEEDARTRRAHKLSVDRLMDTTEELGFEFLIPTDEQWPVSLGDLDFVDEHLGGPPVGLWTRGHADLANRVATCVAIVGSRAATSYGQDVASELAFDLARRSDIPDHTSWTIISGGAFGVDVAAHRGALAARGCTVSVQAGGLDQLYPRGNTAVLEQVACDGVLVSEVPPGAHPTKPGFLARNRLIAAMSSGVVIVEAGIRSGALNTTMWANALMRPVMAIPGPVTSSMSAGTHRLIRDNQAVLVRDADDVSAQIGPLQPELPPVRSPQRQIDTLRSDLLAVHEALPASGGSWVDEIALDAGVAVSECLALLAELAELGMAQRGSDGTWSVVPPWQRGACGM
- a CDS encoding YraN family protein — encoded protein: MPVRPVDQDVPTTIRGAALRARKGHRHHIAAWGEDVAARYVTSLGWRMVARNWVTDIGEADIIALDDEGWAVLVEVRTRTGTDFGTPLESITPAKLHKLTQLALVWRRQHPEHHHIRVDVIGVLRRDSAEPQITHVRGVGQ
- a CDS encoding DUF2469 domain-containing protein produces the protein MSTEDLEEYENRAELSLYREYKDVVGIFTYAVETERRFYLCNAVDLKVRTEGSDVYYEVSMADAWVWDMYRPARFVKTAKVLTFRDVSIEEIAHSELEVPEA
- a CDS encoding ribonuclease HII, giving the protein MEPAARSWRVGTGIRGHERLLTRAGLGPVAGCDEAGRGACAGPLVAAAVILDDSAQRRIPGLADSKKLTAKVRDRLFDEITDQARAVSWAVVTAAECDRLGMQEADIQGLRRASYRLAVRPGYVISDGFAVDGLDCGNVGMWKADAVCACVCAASIVAKVVRDRMMIDLDVRLPGYDFAVHKGYATKLHQQRLEALGPCPEHRLTYANVRRAARVLTS
- the lepB gene encoding signal peptidase I; translation: MSRKTHGETSTSTGGVGTRLLKGIREIVLILLLALVISAVIRAFVGQLFVIPSGSMEQTIEPGDRVAAIKPADFKRGDIVVFKDSGHWLGANPPKRSAAGQFGEFVGVLPNTSSNYLIKRVIGMPGDTVSCCGPKGRMSVNGKPLDENSYLYRTNGVPVEPSQMRFEVRVPRDRIFVMGDHRDASGDSRCHLSDPAPGAYRGASAFIPIDDVVGPAKFTVSPLSRMTHFSTPETFDGIADRSASAPEKADITLHDAGCS
- the rplS gene encoding 50S ribosomal protein L19; amino-acid sequence: MSNVLDEIARSAMRDDIPEFRAGDSVKVHVKVVEGNRSRIQVFAGTVIARDGGGVQETFTVRKSSFGTGVERTFPLHSPIIDKIEVDRHGAVRRAKLYYLRGLHGKAAKIKERGSNR
- the trmD gene encoding tRNA (guanosine(37)-N1)-methyltransferase TrmD, whose product is MRLDYLTIFPEFFDVLGISLLGKAVDNGIVDIHAHDLRTWTHDRHRTVDDTPCGGGAGMVMKPDPWGEAFDDLLGADPDPSVHVVIPTPSGTPFRQDDAAQLSHADRIVFCCGRYEGIDHRVIDYASEHWSVHELSLGDYVLNGGEVAALAMTEAIVRLVPGVLGNPESLSEESYSQDQEGLLEYPVYTRPASWRGWDVPEVLMSGHHGHIAQWRREQSRELTRRRRPDLLTDE
- the rimM gene encoding ribosome maturation factor RimM (Essential for efficient processing of 16S rRNA) is translated as MDHQEVLIGTVGRANGLRGDVVVRVRTDEPEMRFAVGAHVRLADRDLTVSRSRWFKGSLVVGFAEVTDRTAAERLRGAELFVDVDPDESPDDPDEYYDRQLRGLCALDPAGGRLGQVTDVLHLPAQDLLVIEANGGEHLVPFVGDLVPEVDLDQGTLTIAEPGGLLDDQAEEAR